ATATTGAAATTAATTTTGACCACTCCAAAAACACTGCTTTAGTACACAACAAAAAATACAACACTAAAAAAACATTCACCACAAAAGAAAAGGTGCATGACATGCTTTCTGCATTTTATTATCTTCGCAATAATTTAGACCCTACAACCCTAACATCTGGCGAGGAGCAAACCCTAAATCTATTTTTCGACGAAGAAAATTTTAAGTTTAAACTTAAGTTTTTGGAACGCGAAACTATTAAGACCAAATTTGGAAAAATAAAATGTCTTAAATTTAGGCCCTACGTACAAGCAGGTCGTGTTTTTAAGGAGGAAGAAAGCTTAACATTTTGGGTTAGTGACGACCCTAATATGCTACCTATTAAAATAGAGGCAGACTTAGCTGTAGGTTCTTTAGAAGCAGACTTAAGTGCTTTTAAAGGTTTGAAACATCCGTTCCAGATTGTCGTTAATTAAAATATATGAGTAACATAGACCCTGAAATTGCCAAAAAAATAATTCAATTAGAAAAAAAGTTCAAGAACTCTGGGCAAGACATGGGTTCCTATTTAGATGGTTTGTTGCACGAACGCTATCTTACCTATTGGGATTACATACATTTAGATACACTTCTTAGCCTACAAATACCTAAAACACATTTTCCAGACGAAGAAATATTTATAGGCTATCACCAAATTACTGAACTCTACTTTAAGCTAATCATACATGAGCAAAAGCAAATCATAGATGACAAAGGCCAAAAGGCAGAGTTTTTTATTGAAAAAATTACACGAATAAATAGATATTTCAGAATTCTAATAGATTCTTTTGATGTTATGATTCGTGGTATGGAACGAGAGCAGTTTCTAAAGTTTAGAATGTCTTTATTACCTGCAAGCGGATTTCAATCTGCACAATTTAGAATGATCGAGGTTTATGCAACTCCACTAAATAACCTAGTACACCCTTCACTAAGAAAAGATTTAGAAACTTCTGAAGATATTGAGAACCTATACGAACAATTGTATTGGAAACGTGGAGCAACAGATTTAAAAACAAAAGAGAAAACCTTAACACTTAAACAATTTGAATACCGTTATACACCTCGTTTTATAAGAATTGCCAACGAAGTAAAAGGACAAACTATTTTTCATAAATATGAAGAGCTTCCAAAGTCTGAAAAACAAAATAAAAAACTTATTGAAGCGTTAAAAAACTTAGACCTAAACGCAAATGTAAACTGGAATCTTATGCATATGGGTGCAGCCTATAGGTATTTAGACAAAGAAGGCAGTGCCATACAAGCTACAGGAGGCACCAACTGGAAGCAGTTTTTGCCACCAAGCTTTCAAAAGATTGTATTCTTCCCGTCACTCTGGACAGAAGAAGAGCTAGACAATTGGGGACAAGAATGGGTAGAACATTTATTTAACACAGAAAAAATTAAGCATTGAAACACCTCTTATCACTTTTCGCATTAATTTTAATTTTAAGCTCTTGCGGAAACGAGCCTAAACCTGAAACAGAACCAATGGCCATTGCTCCAAAACCAATCGTTAAGGAATATGGCTTTAATACAGAAGAGTATGAATTTGTAAGAGATACCGTAAAATCTGGTGACACTTTTGGTACTATATTAGACGCTCATGGCGTTCCTGCCCAAACAGTGTTTAACATTACAAACTCTGTAAAAGAAACATTTAATCCAGCTCGAATAGGCATAGGAAGACCTTATGCTATATTAAAATCTAAAGACACCTCCCAAACTGCACAAGCTTTTATATATGAAAATGACAAGGTAGATTATACTGTTGTTAATTTTTCAGATAGTATTGGCGCGTATAAAGGTCAAAAAAAATTAACGGTAGTAGAAAAAGAAGCTACAGGCATCATAAACAGTTCGCTATCAAAAACTATGGAAGATAGCGGCCTAAGTGTTGTGCTTGCTTACAAAATGGCAGATGTCTATGCTTGGACTATAGATTTCTTAAGATTACAAGAAGGCGATAGATTTAAAGTTATTTATGAAGAAAAGTATATAAATGACACTATATATGCCGAATTGGGAAGCGTTAAAGCTGTTTATTTTGAGCATAGAGGCGAACCGTTTTATGCGTTTAATTTTAAGCATGACTCAATTATTGGTCAGCGAGAATATTATGATGAAGAGGCAAATAACCTAAGACGTGCTTTCCTAAAAGCACCTGTGCAGTTTAGTAGGATTTCTTCAAGATTCAATTTAAAAAGGCGAATTAAATATTACGGGTATAAACTAAGGCCTCATAGAGGTACAGATTATGCAGCAAGTGTTGGCACTCCTATTTTAGCTACAGCAGATGGCGTAGTAACCAAATCTGAATATAGAGGCGGAAATGGAAACTATGTAAAATTAAGGCACAACTCTACCTATGAAACACAGTATTTACATATGAAAAAACGTAAAGTTAACGTTGGTCAATATGTAAAACAAGGAGATGTTATAGGTTGGGTAGGTATGACCGGAAATACTGGCGGACCTCATGTTTGTTACCGTTTCTGGAAAAATGGCGTACAAGTAGATCCTTTAAAACAAGACTTACCTAGTGCAGAGCCTTTAGAGGAAGCATTAAGAACAGAATATTTTATGCATATAGACGACTTAAAACGTCGTTTAGATGCATTAGAATTTAAAGAAGAGAACACAAACATCATAGCAAAACTATAACCAACCAGAACTTATGGAAATCATTAAATTTATTCACTCCTATTGGGCATATCTAGTCGTAATTGTGGTAACTGTTGCCACTATAAATGCAGTAATAGGTTACGTTACAAAACGAGAATTTGTACCACGAGATTTTAGACTCGCATTATTTGCTTTAATTGTAACGCATATTCAATTTTTAATTGGCTTTGTTTTATTCTTTGTTAGTGATAAGGTAAGGTGGTTTGATAGTGATACAGAGGTTTCAACAATTATGAAAAACTCAGATCTAAGATTGTACAATCTCGAACATCCATTAGTAATGATACTCACTGTTGTTTTTATTACAGTTGGTTATTCTAAACATAAGAAAAAGCTTACCAGCACGCCAAAACTTAAGATGTTAGCTATATTCTATACGTTAGCACTTATTCTATTACTTTCTCGAATTCCTTGGAGTTCTTGGTTAACATTTTAATTAATCCATTTATGAAGTATTTTATCTTAAGTTTAGTAGCAATTGTAATTGTATCCTGTGCTACAGAAAATAAACAACATACAATAGTAAGTGGTACGCTAACAAACAACTCTAAAGATATCGTTGCCGTTAATGGTCATGGAGAAGCTTACGAACTAAAGGTTGATAAAGAAGGTAATTTTAAGGATACCTTAAACATTTCAGCAAATGGTTACTATTACTTTTTTGCAGGAAGAGAGCGCACAACAATATACCTTGAAAAAGGAAAAACCTTAAATGTAACTGTAAATACAGATGAGTTTGATGAAACTATAAATTATAGCGGAGATCTTGCAAATGAAAATAATTATCTGGCTGCTAAATATCTTTATAATGAAGCCAATAGAGACATGCAATCTCTTTACGCTAAAGAAGAAGCTCAATTTAAGAATGCACTATCAAGCTCCAGCAAAAGTTATGACAGCATCTTAAGTGCAAACAATGTTACAAACACTGCATTTCTTGAGTTAGAAAAAGACGATATAAGATACGCAGAAGCAGGTAATATTTTAAATTATGAAACCTATCATAAATACGCGACTAAAAATGATTCATTTAAAGTTTCGGAAGGGTTTTATAGCTCAGTAAAAGATTTAAATTACAAGGATACTCTTGCATATAAAAACTCAGAAGTTTACAGAGGGTTAGTGGCTACTCATTTAAACACCATTATTTCTAAAAAACAAGAAGAAGATAGCACAGCAAACTACAGTGTTACTTTTGTTGAAACAGTTAATGATGAATATGCTAATGGTACTATTAAAGACAATGTACTTACCAATTATCTAAGCGGTTATGGTTTAAGACCAGATGAGCATTTAGAGAAAATTTACTCAACGTATATTAGCACAAATCCTACTAAAGAAAACCTAGAAAAGGTTAACAAGCGCTATAATGTTTTAAAGGATATTACTCCTGGTAAAATTTCACCAGAGTTTAGTTTTGAAAATATAGATGGCTCAACTACAAGTTTAAAAGACTTAAGCGGTAATTATGTTTATATAGATGTTTGGGCAACTTGGTGCGGACCTTGTATCGCAGAAATACCATCATTAAAGCAAGTTGAAAAAGACTATCATGGGCAACCAGTTAAGTTTGTTAGTATTTCCATAGATAATGAAAAGGACAAACAAAAATGGAAGGCAATGATTGAAGAAAAGGACTTACAAGGCATACAATTATTTGCAGATAACAATTGGGAATCTAAGTTTGTTCAGGATTATGGTATTCAAGGTATCCCAAGATTTATCTTGATAGATAAGAAAGGTCATATTGTATCTGCAGATGCACCTAGACCTTCTAATCCAGAATTAAGAACAAAGCTTGATACATTGCTAAAATCTTAATCTGTTAATTAATTATATTATTAAAAAAGCCCTTTTGAAATACATCAAAAGGGCTTTTTTATTTGAGTTTATTCTTTAATTTACTTCTTTAATCAAGTAAACATAAACCGGAAAGTGGTCACTAAATCCGTTTGTAAAACCACCATCGCTCCAACTTCTAAAAGGATATCCTTTGTAACGTCCTCTTGGATTAGCTAAGTAGTTTTTATTATAAATTCCCACTTTGTAAAACCTGTAAGAAGAAAAATCTTCATCTAATAATGGCTTAGACATAATCATTTGGTCAAATAAATTCCAACCATCTCTATAGGCTAAAGTACCAATACCTTGCTTAAACAAATCCATCATAGGATTATAAAGATCTTTAGTTTCTAAATTTTCTTTTTCGTCTTTAGCGCCAAGAACTTTAGTCACACTTGTATTTGTAGGGTCATCATTTAAATCTCCCATAGTGATAATCTTAGCATAAGGGTTTACCGCTTGTAAAGAATCAATAATACTCTTGTTTAAAGCTGCAGCCTTTTCTCTTTTGTATCTACTACGTGCCTCACCACCACTTCTCGATGGCCAGTGATTTACAATAAAATTCATTTCATCTCCATCTAATAAACCGGTTACTAATAACTGGTCTCTAGTATATACACGTTTTTCAGGATCATTATTATCGTAAATTAACAACTCATGATTTGTAGCGCTCTGTAGCTTAAATAAGTCTTTTTGGTATAAAAGAGCAACATCAATACCACGTCTGTCTGGAGAATCATAATGAGCTATACCATAATTTTTTTCGACTAATCCTGGCTGATTCACTAGATCTTCTAAAACTTTTCTGTTCTCCATTTCACATAAACCCACTATTGCTGGAGAGTTTTTAGCTACATCTGCACCTATTTCAGAAATTACCTTAGCCATATTAGCTAACTTACTTTGGTAAGCTTGCTCCCTATCGTTTTGCATTTCCATTATAGGACTAGCCTCATCATTCTTTTCTGTATCGTCCTCTGTATCAAATAAGTTCTCTAAATTGTAAAAAGCTACCGTTAACACATTGTATTTTTTTTCAGTTGAAACTTTGCTTTCAGTAGTTGCAACTTTAGAGCTACCGCAACTAAATGCAAGACAGGCAATTAGGAAGATTGTAATTTTAGTTTTCATAGTTTATATTATATTAATGTAAAGCCTTGTTCAAAATAAGCGTCAAAAGTAAGAATTAAGCAAGAATAATGTACATTTGCCGTCCCTTAATAATAATTTCTTAATCTAAAACATGTATTAATGAGGCACTTACTACGTAAAACCCACATTGTATTTGTATTTATGTTTACACTTAGCCTTACGGCGTTTGCTCAGCAAACTGTTGTACAAGGTAAAGCTGTAGATGGCGTTACAAATGAAAATGTACCAGATGTTACAGTTACAATTGAAAACTCTAACATCGAAACTCAAACTGATGGTTTAGGAGAATTTTCTTTTGATGCTAGCCGAGTAATTGGAGAACAAGTCATTGTTCTTTACAAGCAAGGTTACACAACAAAGCGTTTTCCTATTACTATTAATGAAGGCGAAACCCTTAATTTAGATGTCCTTTCTATGGATATTGATATTAATGAGGAACAACTTCAAATCGGAACCATTTCATTATCTGACAACGAGCTTGATCAAGATAACGAAAACACTGCATTTAACATCTCTGGATTATTACAAGCCTCTAGAGACATATTTTTAAATGCTGCTGCTTATGATTTTAGTGCAACATTTTTTAGACCTCGTGGTTTAGATAACCAGTTTGGTGAAGTTCTTATTAATGGTCTTAATATGAACAAGCAATTTAGCGGTCGTCCACAATGGGGAAATTGGGGTGGCTTAAATGATGTTCAACGTAACCAGGAATTCTCAATGGGCTTATCTGCTAACGAGTATTCTTTTGGTGGTCCTGCAGGAACTACAAATATTATAATGAGAGCTTCTAAGTATCGTGAAGGTGGTCGTGTATCTTATGCAACTGCTAACCGTAGTTATACGGGTCGTGTTATGGGTAGCTATAGCTCTGGTTTACAATCTAACGGTTGGGCTTATACTGTTTTAGCATCTAGACGTTTTGGTGATGAAGGTTACATAGACGGTACTTTTTATGACGCTAACTCTGTGTTCTTAGCTGTTGAAAAGAAAATAAATGACAATCATAGCTTAAACCTTGCTGCTTGGTATACACCAAACAGAAGAGGTCGTTCTACAGCTATTACAGAAGAAGTACACAACCTTAAAGGTCGTGAGTACAACCCACTTTGGGGTTACCAAGACGGTGAAATAAGAAACACAAGAGTAAGAAACATACAAGAGCCTATTATAATGCTTAACCATTATTGGGATCTTTCTGAAAATACAACCCTTAACACAAACGTAAGCTACCAGTTTGGTGAAATAGCAAACTCACGTGTAGAAAATGGAGGTACTACTTTAGTAACAACACCAGACGGGCAATCTACTTACCTTGGTGGTGCAAGAAACCCAGATCCTTCTTACTACCAAAACTTACCAAGTTACCAATTAAGGTTTCCAAATCCATCACCAGCAGATTTCCAAAATGCTTATTTAGCACAACAGGAATTTATTAACGATGGTCAATTTGATTTCAATGCATTATATGAAGCTAACAGGTTATCTGCTGCAACTGGCGGTAATTCAATTTATGCAATACAAGAAGATGTAATTGATGATACACAAATACAGGCTAACACAATCTTAAGTTCTACACTTACAGACAACATTACTTTAAATGCAGGTCTTAACTACAGAAACTTAAACAGTGCTAACTACGCAAGAATATCAGACCTTTTAGGAGGCACAGGATATTTAGATATAGATAACTTTACAGAGATTACAGCAAACGAGAATACAAACTCAACAGATGCTGCTCAGAGTGATTTAAACAACCCTAACCGAATTGTTGGTGAAGGAGATCGTTACAAGTACAATTACGAGATAGATGCTAATGTTGTTGGTGGTTTTGCACAAGCACAATTTAAATACAACAAAGTAGACTTTTTCGTATCTACTAAATTATCTCAGACATCTTACCAGAGAAATGGTTTATACCGTAACGGTAACTTTGCAGACACCTCTTTTGGTGAAAGTGAAAAGCTAGATTTTTCTAACTACGGTGCAAAAGCTGGTTTAACCTATAAAATTACAGGTCGTCATTTAATTGATGCTAATGGTGGTTATATTACAAATGCACCTACAATTAGAAGCGCATTTAGTAATGCAAGACAAAACAATAATACTGTTACAGGATTAGAGTCTGAAAAAATTACTTCTGCAGACCTTAGCTACATTTATAGAAGCCCAATGATTAAAGCTAGGTTAACTGGTTTTTACACTGGTTTTGAAGACGGTACAGATATTGCATTTTACTTTACAGAAGATGTAAACAACGGTGAAGGTGCATTTGTTCAAGAAGTTTTAACAAACATAGAGCGTCGTAATATAGGTGCAGAACTTGGTATTGAAGCACAAGTAACTCCAACTATTAAATTAAAAGCTGCAGCATCTTTTGGACAGTATACATTTAACAACAACCCAGATGTGTATTATACAAGTGACGACTTTAACAGAGTAAATACAGATGATGATCCATCTAATGACAACCCTAACATTAACAGTGTAGGCGAGTTAAGATTTGGAGATGGTACTGCTAAACTAAAAGATTACCACGTTGCTAGTGGTCCAGAACAAGCGTACCAAATAGGTTTTGAATACCGTGATCCTAACTTCTGGTGGTTTGGTGTTACAACCAACTATTTTGATAATGCGTATATAGATGTAAGTACTATTACGAGATCTGATGCATTTACAACAGATATAGATGGACAACCATTTAATGATTATGATCCTACAGAAGCAAGAGCTTTATTACAGCAAGAAGACTTTGGAGATTATATCTTAGTTAATGCAGTAGGTGGTAAATCTTGGAAAATAGACGACTACTTTGTAGGCTTCTTTATTACTATAAATAACATTTTTGACGAAGAGTATAAAACTGGAGGTTTTGAGCAATCTAGAACATCTAACTTCAGAAGTTTACAAGAAGATGTTAATAGAGAAAACGGTCGTGTGTTTGGACCACGTTATTTCTACGGAAACGGCACAACTTACTATGCTAACGTCTACGTAAGATTTTAATAATAAACTTTAGAACAACACTATAAATACAATAATGATGAAAACGAATTTTAAATTATTAGCAACATTTCTACTAAGTATAGTAGTTCTTGCATCTTGCGTTCAAGATGACGATTTTGATATTCCTAATACAGCACCACAAGAAGTAAACCTTGATGGTCAAGTAATAGGTATTGGTGCTGTACAAGCAGATTTTGTACAAGCTCAAGACTTTTTCTACAATGAGGATACATTTAATTTCTTCACTTATGATGATGAAAGTGATGATACAGCAACTTATATGGAAGGTTATGTAATCTCTTCTGATGAAGGTGGTAACTTCTTCGAAGAAATAATTCTTCAAGATAAAGCTGAAAATCCAACAGTTGGTATTAAATTATTAATTGATGTAAACCCATTATTTACATCTTATGAGTTTGGTAGAAAAGTGTTTATAAGATTAGATGGTCTTAGTGTTGGTTTAGATAGTGGTGTACTTACATTAGGTGTTCAAGATGGTGACCGTATTGGTAAAATTGCGCCTTCTTTACAAAGCCAAGTTATTGTACGTTCTACAGAAACTGCAGAAATTGTTCCTCTAGTAAAAACAATTAGCGAAATTAAAGCAGACGTAGATGAAGATGACGCATATGCAAACCAATATTTAAACCTTTATTTAAGTGTACCAAGCGTACAGTTTACTCAAGATGATGTAAATAATGGTATTACTTACGCTGGTGAGACTTCAGATGAGTTTGATGGTGAGCGTATTTTGCAGGAATGTAATGAAGCTGGAACAGATGTTACTAACTCTATTATTTTTAGCACAAGTACATTTGCAGACTTTAAAGGCTTAACACTTCCTTCTGGATCTGGATCTATAGATGGTATTTTATCATTAAACTTCTTTGGGGAAGACTACATAATTAATGTAAACTCTCCAGAAACTGTAAACTTAACAGGTGAGCGTTGCGATCCTCCAACACCATTCTTTACTCAAAACTTTGAAGGTGCTTCTATCGAAGATCTTGTTGCTAATGAAGGTTGGACAAACCAAAATGTTAGCGGTGGTTCTGTAGATTGGTTCTCTTCTTCTTTTAACGATAACACATATGCTCGTATTTCTGCTTTTAACAGCGGTCAAGCAGAAGCAGATGTATATTTAGTAACACCAGCTATTAACTTAGATGCAACAGAAAATGAAACTTTACGTTTCGATTTAGAAATTGCGTTTGATAATGGTAACATTCTTTCTGTTCTTATCTCTACAGATTTCACTGGAGATGCTTCAACAGCAACTTGGACAGATTTAAATGCTAACATTCCTGACGGACCAGGATCTGGATTTGGAGGCTTCCAATCTATTCCTGCTGTAGATCTTTCAGGTTATGATGGTGATGTTTATATTGCTTTCTTCTATGAAGGTACAGACTCAGAAACTACAAGATATCACGTAGACAACATTAGTGTTGCAGGTGAGTAATTCTTAATAGTATATTATTAAAAAGCCCGCAAATTGCGGGCTTTTTTTATACTTTCTTTTTTCCAGAGTTTACTAGAAATACGCCAAATAATATAATTCCCATTCCTACAAACTGCCAAAAACCAAAATCTTCATTATCA
This region of Croceibacter atlanticus HTCC2559 genomic DNA includes:
- a CDS encoding DUF3108 domain-containing protein, translating into MKTLIAFTLLLTTTVSIAQQKAFDTNEWLQFRIHYGWFNASEATLEVKEDTYKGTPVHHIVGKGKSTGLLHLFFEVDDNYETYVDKTNGQPYKFIRKINEGGHTKDIEINFDHSKNTALVHNKKYNTKKTFTTKEKVHDMLSAFYYLRNNLDPTTLTSGEEQTLNLFFDEENFKFKLKFLERETIKTKFGKIKCLKFRPYVQAGRVFKEEESLTFWVSDDPNMLPIKIEADLAVGSLEADLSAFKGLKHPFQIVVN
- a CDS encoding tryptophan 2,3-dioxygenase family protein; this encodes MSNIDPEIAKKIIQLEKKFKNSGQDMGSYLDGLLHERYLTYWDYIHLDTLLSLQIPKTHFPDEEIFIGYHQITELYFKLIIHEQKQIIDDKGQKAEFFIEKITRINRYFRILIDSFDVMIRGMEREQFLKFRMSLLPASGFQSAQFRMIEVYATPLNNLVHPSLRKDLETSEDIENLYEQLYWKRGATDLKTKEKTLTLKQFEYRYTPRFIRIANEVKGQTIFHKYEELPKSEKQNKKLIEALKNLDLNANVNWNLMHMGAAYRYLDKEGSAIQATGGTNWKQFLPPSFQKIVFFPSLWTEEELDNWGQEWVEHLFNTEKIKH
- a CDS encoding peptidoglycan DD-metalloendopeptidase family protein, translated to MKHLLSLFALILILSSCGNEPKPETEPMAIAPKPIVKEYGFNTEEYEFVRDTVKSGDTFGTILDAHGVPAQTVFNITNSVKETFNPARIGIGRPYAILKSKDTSQTAQAFIYENDKVDYTVVNFSDSIGAYKGQKKLTVVEKEATGIINSSLSKTMEDSGLSVVLAYKMADVYAWTIDFLRLQEGDRFKVIYEEKYINDTIYAELGSVKAVYFEHRGEPFYAFNFKHDSIIGQREYYDEEANNLRRAFLKAPVQFSRISSRFNLKRRIKYYGYKLRPHRGTDYAASVGTPILATADGVVTKSEYRGGNGNYVKLRHNSTYETQYLHMKKRKVNVGQYVKQGDVIGWVGMTGNTGGPHVCYRFWKNGVQVDPLKQDLPSAEPLEEALRTEYFMHIDDLKRRLDALEFKEENTNIIAKL
- a CDS encoding TlpA family protein disulfide reductase, with amino-acid sequence MKYFILSLVAIVIVSCATENKQHTIVSGTLTNNSKDIVAVNGHGEAYELKVDKEGNFKDTLNISANGYYYFFAGRERTTIYLEKGKTLNVTVNTDEFDETINYSGDLANENNYLAAKYLYNEANRDMQSLYAKEEAQFKNALSSSSKSYDSILSANNVTNTAFLELEKDDIRYAEAGNILNYETYHKYATKNDSFKVSEGFYSSVKDLNYKDTLAYKNSEVYRGLVATHLNTIISKKQEEDSTANYSVTFVETVNDEYANGTIKDNVLTNYLSGYGLRPDEHLEKIYSTYISTNPTKENLEKVNKRYNVLKDITPGKISPEFSFENIDGSTTSLKDLSGNYVYIDVWATWCGPCIAEIPSLKQVEKDYHGQPVKFVSISIDNEKDKQKWKAMIEEKDLQGIQLFADNNWESKFVQDYGIQGIPRFILIDKKGHIVSADAPRPSNPELRTKLDTLLKS
- a CDS encoding endonuclease/exonuclease/phosphatase family protein, translated to MKTKITIFLIACLAFSCGSSKVATTESKVSTEKKYNVLTVAFYNLENLFDTEDDTEKNDEASPIMEMQNDREQAYQSKLANMAKVISEIGADVAKNSPAIVGLCEMENRKVLEDLVNQPGLVEKNYGIAHYDSPDRRGIDVALLYQKDLFKLQSATNHELLIYDNNDPEKRVYTRDQLLVTGLLDGDEMNFIVNHWPSRSGGEARSRYKREKAAALNKSIIDSLQAVNPYAKIITMGDLNDDPTNTSVTKVLGAKDEKENLETKDLYNPMMDLFKQGIGTLAYRDGWNLFDQMIMSKPLLDEDFSSYRFYKVGIYNKNYLANPRGRYKGYPFRSWSDGGFTNGFSDHFPVYVYLIKEVN
- a CDS encoding carboxypeptidase-like regulatory domain-containing protein; amino-acid sequence: MRHLLRKTHIVFVFMFTLSLTAFAQQTVVQGKAVDGVTNENVPDVTVTIENSNIETQTDGLGEFSFDASRVIGEQVIVLYKQGYTTKRFPITINEGETLNLDVLSMDIDINEEQLQIGTISLSDNELDQDNENTAFNISGLLQASRDIFLNAAAYDFSATFFRPRGLDNQFGEVLINGLNMNKQFSGRPQWGNWGGLNDVQRNQEFSMGLSANEYSFGGPAGTTNIIMRASKYREGGRVSYATANRSYTGRVMGSYSSGLQSNGWAYTVLASRRFGDEGYIDGTFYDANSVFLAVEKKINDNHSLNLAAWYTPNRRGRSTAITEEVHNLKGREYNPLWGYQDGEIRNTRVRNIQEPIIMLNHYWDLSENTTLNTNVSYQFGEIANSRVENGGTTLVTTPDGQSTYLGGARNPDPSYYQNLPSYQLRFPNPSPADFQNAYLAQQEFINDGQFDFNALYEANRLSAATGGNSIYAIQEDVIDDTQIQANTILSSTLTDNITLNAGLNYRNLNSANYARISDLLGGTGYLDIDNFTEITANENTNSTDAAQSDLNNPNRIVGEGDRYKYNYEIDANVVGGFAQAQFKYNKVDFFVSTKLSQTSYQRNGLYRNGNFADTSFGESEKLDFSNYGAKAGLTYKITGRHLIDANGGYITNAPTIRSAFSNARQNNNTVTGLESEKITSADLSYIYRSPMIKARLTGFYTGFEDGTDIAFYFTEDVNNGEGAFVQEVLTNIERRNIGAELGIEAQVTPTIKLKAAASFGQYTFNNNPDVYYTSDDFNRVNTDDDPSNDNPNINSVGELRFGDGTAKLKDYHVASGPEQAYQIGFEYRDPNFWWFGVTTNYFDNAYIDVSTITRSDAFTTDIDGQPFNDYDPTEARALLQQEDFGDYILVNAVGGKSWKIDDYFVGFFITINNIFDEEYKTGGFEQSRTSNFRSLQEDVNRENGRVFGPRYFYGNGTTYYANVYVRF
- a CDS encoding DUF5689 domain-containing protein, with the protein product MMKTNFKLLATFLLSIVVLASCVQDDDFDIPNTAPQEVNLDGQVIGIGAVQADFVQAQDFFYNEDTFNFFTYDDESDDTATYMEGYVISSDEGGNFFEEIILQDKAENPTVGIKLLIDVNPLFTSYEFGRKVFIRLDGLSVGLDSGVLTLGVQDGDRIGKIAPSLQSQVIVRSTETAEIVPLVKTISEIKADVDEDDAYANQYLNLYLSVPSVQFTQDDVNNGITYAGETSDEFDGERILQECNEAGTDVTNSIIFSTSTFADFKGLTLPSGSGSIDGILSLNFFGEDYIINVNSPETVNLTGERCDPPTPFFTQNFEGASIEDLVANEGWTNQNVSGGSVDWFSSSFNDNTYARISAFNSGQAEADVYLVTPAINLDATENETLRFDLEIAFDNGNILSVLISTDFTGDASTATWTDLNANIPDGPGSGFGGFQSIPAVDLSGYDGDVYIAFFYEGTDSETTRYHVDNISVAGE